The Polynucleobacter sp. MWH-UH35A genomic interval AGGCAACTCTAATATAGGCCCTGCAATGATCCAGGCGATCAATGGTTGCAAAACTAACTTTGCCAAACTAATGCCCCAAGCCTGAGCTGGGGCGGCAACACTTTTTTGCATCAGAAACAACCCGATCGATACAAGCGCGCATGGCGTTGATGCAGCAGCCAAAAATGCAATCACTTGCGCAATCGGATCGTACAAAGTGAGGTCACTAGCAGCCCAAATCAATCCAGCAACTGGGGCTATTAATAATGGATTGGTGCAGAGCGATTTGATGACACTCCACACAATCTCATGAGATTTTTTATGCGACAGAATGCCAATTTCAATGAGGACTGTTGCCAAGGCAAACATGGCGAACACGATAAAGGTGGAGATAATCGCAGGCGCCAACCCATCTTGCCCCAGTGCAAGCGCACACAAAGGAATGCCCATATATCCAGTATTTGAATAAGAGGCGCTCAAACCATTAAAGCTAGCTGCTGCCAAATCGCGAATGCGCATCCAACTAATGAGAAGCACCAAAACGAAAACAATCAAACAGCTGAGAAAAAATGCAGTGATAAAACCAGGCTGCCAAAGGGTTTGCCAACCACTGTTGGCAGCGAAATTAAAGAGTTGCGCAGGCAGTGCTAGCCAAACCACAAATCGATTGAGCTCAATCGCAGCGTTTACACCTAACTTACCTGAGTGCCCACCAACATACCCAATCAGAATGAGTAAAAAAACGGGAAGGACTACATTAAATACGTAGAGCAAAATATTTAACGAAAGTGGCTGGGTTAGGAAATCTTTTTCAGCGTCTTCACATAACGCTGTGCATTTTTGACATAGCGTCCAGCAATGTCGTGGATGCCCGCAATTTGCTCTGATGTCAGCTCTTTAACTGCTTTGGCAGGCGTTCCCAAAATCATGGATCCATCCGGAAATTCTTTTCCTTCAGTGACGAGTGCACCCGCACCAACCAAACAATTTTTTCCAATCTTGGCACCATTCAAAATGACCGCACCAATGCCAATCAAACTACCATCGCCAATCTGACAGCCGTGCAGCATCACCTGATGACCAACAGTGACATGCTTACCAATCACAAGGGGGAAACCTGGGTCGGTATGCAGAACAGAAGCATCCTGCACATTACTGCCTTCCCCGATTTGAATGAGATCGTTATCACCTCGGATAACCACTTTGGGCCAAATACTCGCATCTCGATGGAGCTCTACCTTACCGATCACTTCTGCGCTCTCGGCAACCCAAGCGCCCTCAGCTAATTGTGGGGCGTTTCCGTCTAGTTCAAATATAGCCATGACTCATTATAGGTATGAATCAGACTATAAATGAACGCCTATTTCTAAAAGCGAATTACCAGTTTGGCTCACGATCAGGGGTGGAAGAAATACGGTGCACACTTAAATCGGCCCCCTCAAACTCTTCCTCTTGAGACATCCGAATGCCCAAGACAGCTTTCAGAGTGCCATAGACAACAAATCCTCCGATCAGTGCAATGCCCACACCCAAGGCGCTACCAATCAACTGACCGGTGAATGTAATTCCACCGATACCACCAAACGCTTTGGTACCGAAGAAACCAGCAGCTAATCCACCCCAAAGTCCACACAAGCCATGCAAAGGCCAAACACCGAGGACATCATCAATCTTCCAACGGTTTTGGACCAGCGTGAACATGTAAACGAATAAAGCGCCAGCAACTAAGCCCACAAACAAAGCACCCAAAGGATGCATTAAGTCAGAACCTGCACATACCGCCACCAAACCAGCCAGTGGTCCGTTGTAAGTAAAGCCAGGATCGTTACGACCCACAACCCAAGCAGCCAATGTTCCACCAACCATAGCCATCAGAGAGTTCATTGCAACTAAGCCGCTGATCTTATCGATCGTTTGCGCACTCATCACATTAAAACCAAACCAACCTACCGCCAAAATCCAAGCGCCTAAAGCCAAGAAAGGAATACTTGATGGTGGGTGGGCAGAAATTTGACCCTCTTTTGTATAGCGACCACGACGCGCACCCAACAGAATGACCGCAGGCAAAGCAATCCAGCCGCCTACCGCATGCACAACAACGGATCCAGCAAAGTCATGAAATTCTTCGCCCGTAAGGCCTTTGATCCAAGCTTGAATCCCATAATGCTGATTCCAGGCAATTCCCTCAAAGAAGGGATACACAAATCCTACCAACATAAAAGTAGCAATGAGCTGTGGATTAAATTTAGCGCGCTCCGCAATACCACCGGAAATAATTGCCGGAATAGCGGCAGCAAAAGTAAGTAGGAAGAAAAACTTTACTAACTCATAGCCATTTTTCTCCGCCAATAATTCAGCACCAGAGAAAAAATTCACGCCATAGGCAATGCTGTAACCGATAAAGAAATAAGCAATGGTTGAGATAGCAAAGTCGACCAAGATTTTTACCAAGGCATTGACTTGGTTTTTCTTGCGTACGGTTCCCAGCTCCAAGAACGCAAAGCCCGCATGCATAGCCAGGACCATAATGGCGCCAAGCAAGATGAATAAAGCATCACTACCTGATTTCAAAGTTTCCACGAAATTTCCCCCTCTTATTTTTTGCTTCATTATGGGGAATTTAAAAACCCAAATAGGTGCAACATGCACTTATTTAGTGCATCAAAAGACTCAATATATGGTTTATGATTGGTTTTACATACACTTAAGGGAGAACCCATGAAGAAATTCCTCGTTATTTTGGCCGCTTTGGGCGCCTTTTCTGGTCTAGCGCAAGCCGAAGAAAAAATCCAAGTACTAAGTACTCAAGAGCTCGTAAACGTTTGCAAACTCCCAGCGAGCCCTGAGTCCCGCAGTTTCTGTATCGGCTATACAACCAGTGTTTATGACACCTATTTAATGACTCGCCATCCACAGCGTGCCAAGCCATTCATCTGCGTCAAGCAACCAGCGCCTCAACGCGATACGGTAATTGCCGATTTTGTGAAGTGGGCTGGAGAAAATCCACAAACAGCTGATAAACCTGCTGCAGGCGTGGTTTTAGGATTCTTGGCAGCTCGCTTTCCATGCGCCAAGAAATAATCTACAAGCTTAGTCAATTCAAAATACTTAAGGAATTTGATATGAAAAAAATGATTGCAATTACAGCGGCAGCTGTTGCTATTACTGGTTGCTCAGGAATGAGCAATACTGAACAACGTACATTATCTGGCGCTTCTATTGGAGCAGTAGCTGGTGGTGTTGGAGCGGCTATTTTCCACGGCAACCCAATTTGGGGCGTAGTTGGTGGCGCAGCGGTTGGCGCGGCTTCCGGCTATGCGTATGACGCTTTCAAGAAAAATGAAGGCTCCAACTACAACGCTGGCTACAACGCTGGTAAAAATAATCAGCCTAATAACGCACCAAACTAAGCTTTACAACTCGGTCAAATAAGACCGTAGTTCAGCAATACCAACCCAGCTCGTATTAATTTATGAGTTGGGTTTTTATTTGGATCTGCCCAGATAGCGCCTTATGAATGGGGCACTTATTTGCAATCTCCAGCAAACGCTCTTTTTCTTCTACACTCAAATTGCCAAGCAACTGAATTTCGCGGGAAAACGTTTCAACATCATTCGCTCGCTCGATATCGACCGTCACGACAGCATTTTCCAATTTCATTTCTTTACGGCCAGCATACATTTTTAAGGTCATAGACGTACACGCTGCTAATGCTGCACCAAGGTATTCATGCGGACTTGGGCCGGTACCTGAACCCCCTTTAGCTATTTCTGCATCGGATAAAAAATGCAAATCGCCCGCAGTCAATCTTTGCTGAAGTGGACCCTCGCCAAACTGTGAAACTACTTTTCTCATTAGAACCCCAATCGATTATTGAAATAAAACGATCAATCAAAATTGACTTTACTCGGAATGGGGTTTGCTTGCTTTTTCCACAGAAGGCAATTGCGCTTTCTTCCATGCACTAAATCCACCCTCTAAATGACAGATATTGGGCACGCCCATCCTCTGGAGTGCTTGCGTGGCCAAGGCTGAACGCCATGCAGAAGCGCAATACAAGACTAGCCTCTTGCCCTCACCGAATATAGGCTTGAAATAAGGACTATCGGGATCGACCCAAAACTCCAACATCCCCCTAGGGGCGTGCAGCGCATTTGGAATCATGCCCTCTCGCTCTAATTCTCGAATGTCACGTATATCCACAAACACCGAATGAGGATCCTCCAACAATTCCCGCGCCTTTTCAATCGGCAAAGTCTCGATTTCAGCTAATGCATTCTTGATGAGCTCTTGATACCCAATCTTTAATTTCACCAAAATCTCCCAAATTAACAATGTCTTAGCATTCTTAAGCACCTGCTAACATTCTGCTATGAACTTTACCCCCACAGAACTTGGTGCAAGCATTATTTTTGCAATTGCTGTTTTGCATACCTTTTGTACTGGCTATTTTGAATCTATCGCCAAAAAATCGCCACGACATGCCGGCTTATGGCATCTCCTGGGTGAAGTTGAGATTGTTTTTGGGTTTTGGGCGGCAATCTTGGTCATTTTTATTTCTTTCTACGATGACTTAAGTACTGCCAAAGCTTTTCTCAATAAACGCAATTTCACAGAACCACTTTTTGTATTTGCCATCATGATTGTTGCTGGCACAAAACCCATTTTGTATATCTCCACCCAAATTCTGCATGCGCTAGCCAATCTACTGCAAAAACTATTTCGGATTAGAAGCGCTCCGGCGTTATATTTTTTAACGCTAGGTGCAACCCCCCTTTTGGGCTCTTTTATCACTGAACCTGCAGCAATGACCTTAGCCGCTTTTTTATTACGTGATCTCGTCTATCGTCACCAATGCTCTAAAGCGCTTTTATTTGGAACGCTTGGTGTTCTGTTTGTAAACATTTCGATCGGCGGCACTCTCACCAACTTTGCGGCTCCTCCCGTCCTGATGGTAGCCTCCACTTGGGAGTGGAGTTCAGCATTTATGTTTAGTAACTTTGGCATCGAGTCCTGCATTGCCATTTTTATTAATGCTCTCGCAGCAACCTTGCTATTTCATCGTCAACTCATTGAACCGAGCGACAACAAAAAAGAAACGAAGATTCCATTGGCAGTGGTCTTTACCCATTTACTGTTCTTGTTTGGAGTCGTTTTCTTTGCACATGATCCTATTATTTTTACGT includes:
- a CDS encoding gamma carbonic anhydrase family protein, whose translation is MAIFELDGNAPQLAEGAWVAESAEVIGKVELHRDASIWPKVVIRGDNDLIQIGEGSNVQDASVLHTDPGFPLVIGKHVTVGHQVMLHGCQIGDGSLIGIGAVILNGAKIGKNCLVGAGALVTEGKEFPDGSMILGTPAKAVKELTSEQIAGIHDIAGRYVKNAQRYVKTLKKIS
- a CDS encoding OsmC family protein gives rise to the protein MRKVVSQFGEGPLQQRLTAGDLHFLSDAEIAKGGSGTGPSPHEYLGAALAACTSMTLKMYAGRKEMKLENAVVTVDIERANDVETFSREIQLLGNLSVEEKERLLEIANKCPIHKALSGQIQIKTQLIN
- a CDS encoding ammonium transporter, translating into METLKSGSDALFILLGAIMVLAMHAGFAFLELGTVRKKNQVNALVKILVDFAISTIAYFFIGYSIAYGVNFFSGAELLAEKNGYELVKFFFLLTFAAAIPAIISGGIAERAKFNPQLIATFMLVGFVYPFFEGIAWNQHYGIQAWIKGLTGEEFHDFAGSVVVHAVGGWIALPAVILLGARRGRYTKEGQISAHPPSSIPFLALGAWILAVGWFGFNVMSAQTIDKISGLVAMNSLMAMVGGTLAAWVVGRNDPGFTYNGPLAGLVAVCAGSDLMHPLGALFVGLVAGALFVYMFTLVQNRWKIDDVLGVWPLHGLCGLWGGLAAGFFGTKAFGGIGGITFTGQLIGSALGVGIALIGGFVVYGTLKAVLGIRMSQEEEFEGADLSVHRISSTPDREPNW
- a CDS encoding rhodanese-like domain-containing protein codes for the protein MKLKIGYQELIKNALAEIETLPIEKARELLEDPHSVFVDIRDIRELEREGMIPNALHAPRGMLEFWVDPDSPYFKPIFGEGKRLVLYCASAWRSALATQALQRMGVPNICHLEGGFSAWKKAQLPSVEKASKPHSE
- a CDS encoding glycine zipper domain-containing protein, with the protein product MKKMIAITAAAVAITGCSGMSNTEQRTLSGASIGAVAGGVGAAIFHGNPIWGVVGGAAVGAASGYAYDAFKKNEGSNYNAGYNAGKNNQPNNAPN
- a CDS encoding Rap1a/Tai family immunity protein, which produces MKKFLVILAALGAFSGLAQAEEKIQVLSTQELVNVCKLPASPESRSFCIGYTTSVYDTYLMTRHPQRAKPFICVKQPAPQRDTVIADFVKWAGENPQTADKPAAGVVLGFLAARFPCAKK
- a CDS encoding AEC family transporter is translated as MLYVFNVVLPVFLLILIGYVGGHSGKLGVNAAIELNRFVVWLALPAQLFNFAANSGWQTLWQPGFITAFFLSCLIVFVLVLLISWMRIRDLAAASFNGLSASYSNTGYMGIPLCALALGQDGLAPAIISTFIVFAMFALATVLIEIGILSHKKSHEIVWSVIKSLCTNPLLIAPVAGLIWAASDLTLYDPIAQVIAFLAAASTPCALVSIGLFLMQKSVAAPAQAWGISLAKLVLQPLIAWIIAGPILELPNLWINAVVILSALPTGTGPFMLAQYYKADGSVISRVVLITTASSLLILSLFLWWSNRV
- a CDS encoding putative Na+/H+ antiporter — encoded protein: MNFTPTELGASIIFAIAVLHTFCTGYFESIAKKSPRHAGLWHLLGEVEIVFGFWAAILVIFISFYDDLSTAKAFLNKRNFTEPLFVFAIMIVAGTKPILYISTQILHALANLLQKLFRIRSAPALYFLTLGATPLLGSFITEPAAMTLAAFLLRDLVYRHQCSKALLFGTLGVLFVNISIGGTLTNFAAPPVLMVASTWEWSSAFMFSNFGIESCIAIFINALAATLLFHRQLIEPSDNKKETKIPLAVVFTHLLFLFGVVFFAHDPIIFTWILLFFIGYTTAYPKHQSPLILKEALLVGFFLGGLVVLGALQGWWLQPILEMMSPTAVFYGSLVLTAFTDNAALTYLGSLVTGTSPEFKLALVGGAVAGGGLTVIANAPNPAGIAILRSHFPGHTVSALYLLIAAIPPTIVAILAYRLI